Proteins from a single region of Argiope bruennichi chromosome 6, qqArgBrue1.1, whole genome shotgun sequence:
- the LOC129972566 gene encoding nucleoside hydrolase-like produces the protein MSQENDSHGLLVIDTDCGSDDAMAIMAALGQWGRKSRHLLAITCCFGNTTVEHVCQNVLRVLHACRETNIPVYSGSSGPILKHPDTPEIVHGSDGFGDCAHLFSTGQRRLEELPAPAALVELSRIHGPFTLAALGPLTNVALAHRLDPGFTARLERIVFLGGNYKGVGNTTECAEFNFYCDPEAAHIVLSEAQCPVQMVPWETTLEYGIDWEEFNALLETPTDRARLLKGATNIVKEICVRDGYGQFLDCDLLAVAVALRPECVTGSRRTCASVECSGTLTRGMVVCQKPRPSRSQIDIVEKLDEKILNRLRNEMVQQN, from the exons ATGTCACAAGAAAATGACTCCCATGGTCTCCTGGTGATAGACACAGATTGCGGCAGCGACGATGCGATGGCCATCATGGCTGCTTTGGGCCAATGGGGGCGGAAGTCCCGCCATCTTTTGGCGATCACTTGCTGCTTCGGGAACACAACCGTCGAACATGTCTGCCAAAATGTTCTAAGAGTGTTGCACGCTTGCAGAGAAACAAAT ATTCCGGTATACAGCGGCAGTTCTGGTCCCATCTTGAAGCACCCAGATACTCCAGAGATTGTCCACGGCTCAGATGGTTTTGGCGATTGTGCACACCTCTTCTCCACGGGACAGAGGCGTTTGGAAGAACTGCCAGCACCAGCAGCCCTAGTGGAATTGTCCCGCATCCACGGCCCTTTCACATTGGCCGCTCTGGGGCCTCTGACTAATGTAGCCCTAGCTCACAGACTCGACCCAGGCTTCACTGCACGACTTGAAAGAATCGTCTTTCTGGGGGGAAATTACAAAG GTGTCGGCAACACAACCGAATGCGCCGAATTCAATTTCTACTGCGATCCTGAGGCTGCCCACATCGTGTTATCAGAAGCCCAGTGCCCTGTACAGATGGTGCCTTGGGAGACGACCCTGGAATATGGAATAGATTGG GAGGAGTTTAACGCCTTGCTGGAAACACCTACCGACAGAGCCCGCCTCCTTAAAGGGGCCACAAACATTGTCAAGGAAATCTGCGTGAGGGACGGATACGGTCAATTCCTGGACTGTGATCTGCTAGCAGTGGCTGTGGCACTGCGTCCTGAATGTGTGACGGGCAGTCGGCGCACCTGTGCATCCGTCGAGTGTTCTGGGACACTGACAAGAGGGATGGTGGTTTGTCAAAAACCCCGTCCGTCAAGGAGTCAAATCGATATCGTCGAAAAGTTGGACGAGAAAATCCTAAATCGTCTGCGGAATGAAATGGTGCAGCAAAATTAA
- the LOC129972687 gene encoding 60S ribosomal protein L27a-like, with protein MSTHKKKTRKLRGHVSHGHGRIGKHRKHPGGRGNAGGMHHHRINFDKYHPGYFGKVGMRNFHLKKNQKYMPIINIDKLWSLVSEKTREQYKNHPEGKAPVIDVVNAGYYKVLGKGRLPRQPVIVKARFFSREAEAKIKSVGGACILTA; from the exons ATG tcaACACACAAAAAGAAGACCAGAAAGTTGAGAGGACATGTAAGTCATGGACATGGACGAATAG GCAAACATCGTAAGCATCCTGGTGGTCGTGGTAATGCTGGTGGTATGCATCATCATAGAATCAACTTTGATAAATA ccATCCAGGTTATTTTGGTAAAGTAGGTATGAGGAATTTCCATCTTAAAAAGAACCAAAAGTACATGCCAATCATTAACATAGATAAATTGTGGTCTCTGGTTTCTGAAAAGACAAGGGAGCAGTACAAAAACCATCCTGAGGGAAAAGCCCCAGTCATTGATGTTGTTAATGCT GGTTACTACAAGGTCTTAGGTAAAGGAAGACTGCCCAGACAACCTGTTATTGTGAAAGCTAGGTTTTTCAGCAGAGAAGCTGAAGCAAAGATCAAGTCTGTAGGAGGCGCATGCATTCTAACAGCATAG